One part of the Rutidosis leptorrhynchoides isolate AG116_Rl617_1_P2 chromosome 1, CSIRO_AGI_Rlap_v1, whole genome shotgun sequence genome encodes these proteins:
- the LOC139885903 gene encoding uncharacterized protein At4g15545 isoform X1, with protein sequence MSEHSSTVSTASMPDFNLPDEILSVIPTDPYDQLDLARKITSMALASRVSKLESESGRLRQQLNEKDRVIIELEEKVSELQQTCHKVQLRLKITLEDNSKLAEERDALAMTTKKLGRDLAKLETFKRQLMQSLNDADSTQATTVDIGTYDQSVPRAYPVKEEDTNGLRRHRSFSGSIEAGNVPDDVSKVAGQRFSVTPYISTRATPTGTPNTISTNVSPRRYSASGTTSPTKMQYEGHHTMSSWYPSSQQSSAGNSPPRVPPIPGRASKIDGKEVFRQARSRLSYEQFSAFLANIKDLNAHKQSREETLRKAEEIFGINNKDLYLSFQALLNRNKQ encoded by the exons ATGTCGGAACACAGCAGCACAGTGAGTACGGCAAGCATGCCGGATTTTAACCTACCTGATGAAATACTATCGGTAATACCAACGGATCCGTACGATCAATTAGATCTTGCTCGTAAGATTACATCAATGGCGCTTGCATCACGCGTATCGAAACTCGAATCAGAATCAGGTAGACTGAGGCAGCAATTGAATGAAAAGGATCGTGTTATAATTGAACTTGAAGAGAAAGTATCTGAACTTCAACAAACTTGTCATAAGGTTCAGTTACGGTTGAAGATTACACTGGAAGATAAT TCGAAACTTGCGGAAGAGAGAGATGCGTTGGCTATGACTACGAAGAAATTAGGGCGCGATTTAGCAAAG CTGGAGACATTTAAGCGACAACTAATGCAGTCATTGAACGATGCTGATTCAACT CAAGCAACAACTGTAGATATAGGAACGTATGACCAATCTGTTCCCAGAGCTTATCCCGTTAAAG AAGAGGATACAAATGGCTTAAGAAGGCATCGCTCTTTTAGTGGCTCTATTGAGGCTGGAAACGTACCTGATGATg TATCAAAGGTTGCTGGTCAAAGGTTTTCTGTGACCCCGTATATCAGCACACGTGCAACTCCAACGGGAACACCAAACACGATCTCTACAAATGTCTCTCCTAGAAGGTATTCTGCTTCTGGTACCACATCCCCAACAAAAATGCAATACGAAGGGCATCATACGATGTCATCGTGGTACCCATCGAGTCAGCAATCTTCAGCTGGAAACTCTCCTCCTCGTGTTCCCCCAATACCAG GCCGCGCATCTAAAATTGATGGAAAGGAGGTCTTTCGTCAagctag GAGTCGTCTATCTTATGAGCAATTCAGTGCCTTTTTAGCGAATATTAAGGATTTAAATGCTCACAAGCAATCTCGTGAG GAGACGTTGAGGAAGGCAGAAGAAATATTTGGGATTAATAACAAAGATCTCTATTTATCATTTCAAGCTCTGCTGAATCGCAACAAGCAATAA
- the LOC139850853 gene encoding uncharacterized protein, which produces MNKIERAHQMYRDGKYEEALEFYTEALSIAKSNPQKIALHSNRAACFLKLHLFKKAAEECTSVLELDYEHTGALMLRAQTLVTLKEYHSALFDVNRLIELNPSSEVYQNLEARLKTQVSLAPIPEAETELEEEDEDADEDDNEEINKEEECVSSRLEGTREVDNEEHNKNEECVSSGLEGNNDHSKEPDVPKIEVRKPESVKSSITVTQTTSLKDEIPKPKGHSRLDYSRWDKVEDDSSEDDDDSDEDSRPQYRFRVKNIGVRSVK; this is translated from the exons ATGAACAAGATAGAAAGAGCTCATCAGATGTATAGAGATGGTAAGTATGAAGAAGCTTTAGAGTTTTATACAGAAGCACTTTCAATTGCTAAATCTAATCCCCAAAAGATCGCTCTTCATAGCAATCGTGCCGCTTGTTTTCTCAAACTTCATCTCTTCAAAAAG GCAGCCGAAGAATGTACTTCAGTGCTCGAGCTTGATTATGAGCATACAGGAGCCTTGATGTTACGCGCTCAAACTCTGGTCACCCTCAAGGAATACCACTCTGCACTTTTTGATGTAAACCGCCTCATTGAGTTAAATCCTTCATCTGAAGTGTATCAAAATCTTGAAGCCCGTTTAAAGACACAAGTG TCCCTGGCTCCAATACCCGAAGCTGAAACTGAGCTAGAAGAGGAAGATGAAGATGCAGATGAAGACGATAATGAAGAAATTAACAAAGAGGAAGAATGTGTTTCATCGAGACTAGAAGGAACTCGTGAAGTCGATAATGAAGAACATAACAAAAATGAAGAATGTGTTTCATCAGGACTAGAAGGAAACAACGATCACTCAAAGGAACCCGATGTGCCCAAAATTGAGGTCAGAAAACCTGAAAGCGTTAAAAGTAGCATCACCGTCACTCAAACTACAAGCCTCAAGGACGAAATCCCAAAGCCAAAGGGACATTCACGCCTTGATTATTCAAGATGGGATAAAGTCGAAGATGATAGCAGTGAAGATGATGACGATAGTGATGAGGATTCTCGACCTCAGTATCGTTTCCGTGTAAAAAATATTGGTGTAAGGTCAGTAAAGTAG
- the LOC139885903 gene encoding uncharacterized protein At4g15545 isoform X2, which translates to MSEHSSTVSTASMPDFNLPDEILSVIPTDPYDQLDLARKITSMALASRVSKLESESGRLRQQLNEKDRVIIELEEKVSELQQTCHKVQLRLKITLEDNSKLAEERDALAMTTKKLGRDLAKLETFKRQLMQSLNDADSTQATTVDIGTYDQSVPRAYPVKEEDTNGLRRHRSFSGSIEAGNVPDDVSKVAGQRFSVTPYISTRATPTGTPNTISTNVSPRRYSASGTTSPTKMQYEGHHTMSSWYPSSQQSSAGNSPPRVPPIPGRASKIDGKEVFRQASRLSYEQFSAFLANIKDLNAHKQSREETLRKAEEIFGINNKDLYLSFQALLNRNKQ; encoded by the exons ATGTCGGAACACAGCAGCACAGTGAGTACGGCAAGCATGCCGGATTTTAACCTACCTGATGAAATACTATCGGTAATACCAACGGATCCGTACGATCAATTAGATCTTGCTCGTAAGATTACATCAATGGCGCTTGCATCACGCGTATCGAAACTCGAATCAGAATCAGGTAGACTGAGGCAGCAATTGAATGAAAAGGATCGTGTTATAATTGAACTTGAAGAGAAAGTATCTGAACTTCAACAAACTTGTCATAAGGTTCAGTTACGGTTGAAGATTACACTGGAAGATAAT TCGAAACTTGCGGAAGAGAGAGATGCGTTGGCTATGACTACGAAGAAATTAGGGCGCGATTTAGCAAAG CTGGAGACATTTAAGCGACAACTAATGCAGTCATTGAACGATGCTGATTCAACT CAAGCAACAACTGTAGATATAGGAACGTATGACCAATCTGTTCCCAGAGCTTATCCCGTTAAAG AAGAGGATACAAATGGCTTAAGAAGGCATCGCTCTTTTAGTGGCTCTATTGAGGCTGGAAACGTACCTGATGATg TATCAAAGGTTGCTGGTCAAAGGTTTTCTGTGACCCCGTATATCAGCACACGTGCAACTCCAACGGGAACACCAAACACGATCTCTACAAATGTCTCTCCTAGAAGGTATTCTGCTTCTGGTACCACATCCCCAACAAAAATGCAATACGAAGGGCATCATACGATGTCATCGTGGTACCCATCGAGTCAGCAATCTTCAGCTGGAAACTCTCCTCCTCGTGTTCCCCCAATACCAG GCCGCGCATCTAAAATTGATGGAAAGGAGGTCTTTCGTCAagctag TCGTCTATCTTATGAGCAATTCAGTGCCTTTTTAGCGAATATTAAGGATTTAAATGCTCACAAGCAATCTCGTGAG GAGACGTTGAGGAAGGCAGAAGAAATATTTGGGATTAATAACAAAGATCTCTATTTATCATTTCAAGCTCTGCTGAATCGCAACAAGCAATAA